In one window of Oryza sativa Japonica Group chromosome 9, ASM3414082v1 DNA:
- the LOC4346885 gene encoding probable trehalose-phosphate phosphatase 7: MAKASVVVPEQVGAAAAAQVGCPCPGTTLFPYPPPRAGIAVRRKCLQAAQQLELGAGLRGGWVESMRASSPTHAKAAAALAAGVDEEHAAWMARHPSALGEFEKVVAASKGKQIVMFLDYDGTLSPIVDDPDAAFMSETMRMAVRSVAKHFPTAIVSGRCRDKVFEFVKLAELYYAGSHGMDIKGPASRHAAAKSPPHNKGVLFQPASEFLPMIEQVHQRLEQATSSIPGAKVENNKFCVSVHFRCVDEKSWGALAETVRRVVREFPRLRLSQGRMVFEVRPTIKWDKGKALEFLLDSLGFADCSDVLPVYIGDDRTDEDAFKVLRRRGQGVGILVSKHPKETSASFSLQEPAEVMEFLLRLVEWNRLSRTRLRL; the protein is encoded by the exons ATGGCGAAGGCGAGCGTGGTGGTGCCTGAGcaggtgggcgcggcggcggcggcgcaggtgggGTGCCCCTGTCCGGGCACGACGCTGTTCCCgtacccgccgccgcgcgccgggaTCGCCGTGCGGCGCAAGTGCCTGCAGGCGGCGCAGCAGCTGGAGCTCGGCGCCGGGCTGCGCGGCGGCTGGGTGGAGTCCATGCGGGCGTCGTCGCCCACCCAcgccaaggccgccgccgccctcgccgccggcgtcgacgaggaGCACGCCGCCTGGATG GCGAGGCACCCGTCGGCGCTGGGCGAGTTCGagaaggtggtggcggcgtcgaAGGGGAAGCAGATCGTCATGTTCCTCGACTACGACGGCACCCTCTCCCCCATCGTCGACGACCCCGACGCCGCCTTCATGAGCGAGACG ATGCGGATGGCCGTGCGCAGCGTGGCGAAGCACTTCCCGACGGCGATCGTGAGCGGGCGGTGCCGCGACAAGGTGTTCGAGTTCGTGAAGCTCGCCGAGCTGTACTACGCGGGGAGCCACGGCATGGACATCAAGGGCCCCGCctcccgccacgccgccgccaagtcTCCTCCCCACAACAAGGGAGTCCTCTTCCAGCCGGCCAGCGAGTTCCTCCCCATGATCGAGCAGGTGCACCAGCGACTCGAGCAGGCCACCAGCTCCATCCCGGGCGCCAAGGTCGAGAACAACAAGTTCTGCGTCTCCGTCCACTTCCGGTGCGTCGACGAGAAG AGTTGGGGGGCGTTGGCGGAGACGGTGAGGAGGGTGGTGAGGGAGTTCCCGCGGCTGCGGCTGAGCCAGGGGAGGATGGTGTTCGAGGTGCGGCCGACCATCAAGTGGGACAAGGGCAAGGCCCTCGAGTTCCTCCTCGACTCGCTCG GTTTCGCCGACTGCAGCGACGTGCTGCCGGTCTACATCGGCGACGACCGCACGGACGAGGACGCGTTCAAG GTTTTGCGGCGGCGTGGGCAGGGCGTGGGGATCCTGGTGTCCAAGCACCCCAAGGAGACGAGCGCCTCCTTCTCCCTCCAGGAGCCCGCCGAG GTGATGGAGTTCTTGCTGCGGCTCGTGGAGTGGAATCGCCTGTCCAGGACACGGTTGAGGCTGTAA